TGGAAGGATAGTGGAAGATGGCAATGGGAAATGCGCCTGGCAATATCATGAAACCATTCCGGCAGACCCGGCTACACATATCCGTTACCTGATAGCAGAGAAGAACTTTGTGGCTTCCGGATGGAAGAATAATTACTTCTGTATATGATTCGTGTTGCCATTCTTTGTAATGATCGACTTTGCCTGCCTGCTGTGAGCTGGCTGATGGCATCAGGGCTGGCAGTAGCAGTAGGAATGCCTGCGGCTACGCATGAGACTTCCCTGCTCATCCGCAGTCAATGTCAGCATTCAGGGCTGCCATTTCAAAGTTTCAGCAGAAAATCATTTGCTGAAGATCTTCGTCTCTGGCTTGACGCCTATCAGCCGGACCTGGTACTGGTGAAAACATTTCCCTGGTTGATACCGTCTGCTTTGCTGAACATTCCTTCAAAAGGTTTTATCAATTTTCATTATGCTCCTTTGCCTGCTTACCGCGGTCCATCTCCTCTGTTCTGGATGGTCCGTAACCAGGTGAAACAGGGAGGCGTTACTGTTCATCAGATAGATGAACATTTTGATACCGGGCCTGTGATGCTGCAACAACCGGTTTTGATCCATCCGGATTTTACTTTCGGAATGCTGGTATCGCAACTGGCATTTGCCGGTTTGCATTGTTGCAAAGCGCTTATGCAGGGATTGAATGACGGTACGCTGAAGCAAATACCACAGCCGGAGCATAACGCAGGATGGTATCGCCGTCAGGAGCCTGCAGACCTGGTGGTTGACTGGGAGAAAATGTCAGCTTCTTCCATTCGCGCACTGGTACTGGCCTGCAATCCCTGGAACAAAGGCGCAGCCACTTACTGTAACAATTGGATCTTTGGTCTGACAGATGTTTCGCTGGCCGGAATCATTGGTAACGGAAATGAACAATCGCATTTGCCCGGAACCATATTGACCGTTGATGAAAAGAACGGTGTACTCGTTTCCTGTCTTCAAAACCAGCTTCTCAGGATCGATGTGATCTACTGTGAAGAGGGTTTCTTCCCCGGTTATAAGCTCTCCTCTTTTGGTATCAAAGCCGGCTACAGGCTGGGACATTACACAATGCCTGCTCCTGCAATTCAAACTCCTTCCCATGCCAACCTATATCCATCAACTTAAAACAATGTGTAATGACAAATCATTTACCTCTGATTGCATTCGGGAAACGGCTATTCATAACGGTTATGGTATTGATGCTGGTATTGACCGGTATGGCGCAACAGTGGACGAACGTAACCCGATTCGGCACTTCAAATGGCTTCGAAACAGGACGTGGTGTTTGTACTGACGCCAGCGGGAATGTATATTATGTTGGTCAATTTTCAGCAGGCACTGATTTCGATCCCGGCCCGGGTAATACAACTTTAACACCCGTTGGCATTTACGATAATTTTATAACGAAGTACAATTCATCCGGAGTATTCCAGTGGGCAAAGCAGTGCGGAGGAGCGAGCCAGGATTTTGCAGTGGGGATCACTACAGATGGAACGGATGTGTATATCGTTGGTAATTTCCATACAGCCGCAACCTTTGACGCCATCAGCCTTTCATCCAATGGCGGGGCCGATATCTTTGTTGCGAAATTGAGTGGCAGTAACGGCGCTTTCCAATGGGCACAGCATTATGGCGCCGGAAGCAGCGATAATGGTCATTCCATTTGTACGGATGGAGCAGGTAATCTGTACATTACAGGAACTTTTACCGGCAATGCCACCATTGGAGCATTCCCGCTTACACCAACCGGAGGAGGCGGCAGCGATCTGTTGATAGCCAAACTCTCTGCATCCAATGGTGCCATATTATGGGCTGTAAACGGAGGCTCATCCAATGCAACTGATGGTACTGCATCAACAATTTGTTATCATCCGGGTCTCACTGAAGTGATCGTTGGCGCTGCTTATAATGCAGCGAATGCTACATACGGAGGTTTCAATCTTACCAATACGGGCGGCAATGATATGGCATTGCTGGAACTGAATGCAAACACGGGAGTCTTCCTTCAGGCTTTCGGGTTTGGAGGAACAGATGCCAATGATGATGAAATTGCCGGTGTTTGTTATGATCCGGTGACTACCGATATTTTTCTTACAGGATTCTATAAAGGCGGACTAACGTTTACGGGCACACCGGCTTTGACCAATGCAGGAATGGGCGATTTTTTTGTATCCCGGTATAACCCTGTTACCAATGCTTTTACATGGGCAGTCAGTGGAGGTAGTTCAGGAGAGGAGCGCAGTTATGGTATCTGCAGCAACGGGGCAGGTTCAGTTTATATTGCCGGTTACTATAGTGCGTCTATGAGCTTCGGGGCTGTCAATCTTACTGCAGTTACCGCAGCACCGGAAGTGCTGGTAGGTGGACTCAGTGTTGAGAATGGCGATAAACAGTGGGCATTGAGTGCATCGGGAAATGATGCTACGCTTGCTGATCAGGCGCGTGCAATATCAACAGGCGGACCGATGGGGAAGATCGCAGTAACAGGCCAGTTTGCCGGTGCAGCCAGTTTTGGTCCATTCAATTTCAATGCTGCCGGTAATGTGGACATCTTCCTGGCGCAACTCGGCAGCGCCCCCGTACTCACTGTTGCTACCACAGATCCGAATTGCGAAAATGGCTGCGATGGAAGCGCTACTGCTAATGTATCCGGCGGTGTAGCGCCTTATACTTATGCATGGTCCTCAGGCAGCGGAACTGCTGCAACGGAAAACAATCTTTGTGCAGGAGGATATGATCTTACGGTAACCGATAATATTGGACAAGTGGTGGCGAAGAGTTTTACGATAAGTCTTCCTCCTGTTTCTATCGCCAATGAAGGAGCGGATAATGCTGCCTTCAATATCAGTTCCTCCAATACATGGATCGCCAATTCCGCCTGCCGCCTTATTGCGCGGGTTGTGCCGAATGGCACCAGTCCGATCGGCGGACCAACCAGTGCCTTTGTGAAATTTGAGCCGCTGGTGCCGGTATTCCCGTTGGTAACCGGACAACCATTTGTACAGCGACATTACCAGATCACGCCTGCATCCGGCGCGTCTTCGGCCACAGGAAGGGTAACGCTTTATTTTACGCAGGCAGAATTCAATGCATTCAATGCCCACCCGGGTGCTACCTTGCAACTGCCAACCAATTCAACAGATGCGGCAGGTAAAGCCAATCTCCGGATCGGAAAATACCCCGGCAGTTCAAGTGATAATTCGGGACTGCCCGGAACCTATACCGGCGCAGTGGAAGTGATCGATCCGAATGATGCTGATATTGTTTTCAACGCAACAGAGAATCGCTGGGAGATCAGTTTCGATGTGGAAGGTTTCAGTGGTTTCATCGTTCAAACTTCTTCTGCGCCGCTGCCAGTCACCTGGCTGCGGGTAACCGCATTCCTGGATGCGCAACAAAAAGCACAGCTGAGATGGGAAGTGCAGGAAGCGAATGTTGAGAATTATTTGGTGGAAAGATCAACCGACGGGGTCGGCTACGCCACCATCAGCACCATCATTTCTCAGGGAGATGGGGAACATAGTTACAGCTTCAATGAATCCACTTCGCATACTGGTAAGGTTTATTACCGGATCAGGCAGGTGGATAAAGACGGGCGCGCCTCTTACAGTCAGATAATGATCGTTAACAATCAGCAGGGAGGTACCGTTACCGTATATCCGAACCCGTCAGGTGGCGTGATGAACCTGAACATTACGGACAGGAGCCTTATGAATACAGTGGCCAGGTTGTATAACAGCGATGGACGCGAGTTACAGCAGATCAATATCAGGGAGACCGTAACCAGGATCTCACTAGGTAATTATGTCAAGGGGACTTATTTCCTCAGGCTATCCAACGGAGAAACTTTGAAACTGATAAGAAAATAAGGTTGGTGGATTAGTTGGAAAGTCGCGGTATTGAGAAAAGTCAATACCGCGACTTTTTTCTTTCTAAATGTTTCTATTTAATAAACCATCTTAGTCAATTCTGATATGAATAAAAAAGAATATTTTTATGGCTCTATAGCCTCATCCTTGATACTAATAATCAAAAACAATTTTATTTCATCCTTTCTCAATGGAAAACCTAGTAAATGAGCAGGTGATTTTAAATCGGGTTGCGGCGGATGACAGGGACGCTTTCAGAGAGATATACAACCACTATTATCCGGCAGTACAGCAGTACGTGCTGTTGTTTTCGTTTGATCTTTCGAGACAGGATGAACTTACCCAGGATGTTTTTGTACGGATCTGGGAAAAGAGACATAAGCTCACCAATGTAGAATCATTCCAGAACTATCTTTTCAAAATAACCAAGAACCAGGTATTGAATTATATCCGCGGTGCGCGGGTGCAGCAGCGGATCAAGGAAGCCCAGCTATTGTCCGACGAGCCCGTTACGGACGATACGGACCACAAGGTGCAGCTCAATCAATATTATCGTATGGCGGCGGACGCAATCGAACAACTGCCGGCCGGCAGGAAACAGGTTTTGAAAATGAGCATCGAAGAGGGACTTACCCTGGATGAGATTGCCGAAAAACTGGGGATTTCCAAATCCGGGGTCAAAAACCAGCTTTATGCAGGGATTGCCCATGTTCGTCAGTACCTGGAAAGAAATGCAGGGATCTCCACTTTATTATATGTATTCCTTTCTCTGTTAGACGGGTAAATATTTTTTATTTCTGAAATCCTTGCCAGGACTGCATTTCAGAGATTATTCAAAAAAAACTTCAAAAATTTTCTGGTTCCGGGGTGTCCTTTATCGATTAGGCCGTGTCTTTATTAATGTTATGAATATCCAAGAGGCACGGACATTTGTTGCCAGGTTTGTTCAAGGCAATTACACCAGGGAAGAGCATCTCGCCTTCCACGAGTGGGTGAATGGCGCCTCTATGGATCATATCGAAGCAATTGCCGATGAGTTTGCCTTTCTGCAAAAGCAGGTGGTACTGACTGGCAGGCCTTCTATGGAATGGGCGAACAGTTTGGAAAGCAGGATCGATTCCCTGAAACCAGCCAGCGTGGTGCCTATGGGACGTAGAAGGAAACTCAACGCCGCTATTGGCTGGGCTGCAGCAGTGGTGGTTGTATTGGGAGCTGGTCTGTATTTCATGCTGAATAAAAGTGGCGCTGAAAAAGCAGCCACGGAGGAACTGGCAACAACTGGTACAAAAATCCTTCCTGGATCTGATAAAGCTGTTCTTACACTGGCCGATGGCCGTAAAGTACAGTTGAGCAGTAGTTCAGATGGGATCCTGGCAGAAGAAGGTGGTTCTGTTATCAGAAAGATCAATAACAGCACGCTGGTATATGAACAGCAAGTCAATGCAACACAGCAGGCTGAAGAATACAATACGATCAGTACACCCAGGGGCGGACAATACCAGGTAGTATTGCCGGACCAAACCAAAATTTGGTTGAATGCTGGTTCCAGCATCCGTTTTCCGGTAGCTTTTACCGGAAAGGAAAGAAGGGTGGCTATCACC
This portion of the Pseudobacter ginsenosidimutans genome encodes:
- a CDS encoding methionyl-tRNA formyltransferase; its protein translation is MIRVAILCNDRLCLPAVSWLMASGLAVAVGMPAATHETSLLIRSQCQHSGLPFQSFSRKSFAEDLRLWLDAYQPDLVLVKTFPWLIPSALLNIPSKGFINFHYAPLPAYRGPSPLFWMVRNQVKQGGVTVHQIDEHFDTGPVMLQQPVLIHPDFTFGMLVSQLAFAGLHCCKALMQGLNDGTLKQIPQPEHNAGWYRRQEPADLVVDWEKMSASSIRALVLACNPWNKGAATYCNNWIFGLTDVSLAGIIGNGNEQSHLPGTILTVDEKNGVLVSCLQNQLLRIDVIYCEEGFFPGYKLSSFGIKAGYRLGHYTMPAPAIQTPSHANLYPST
- a CDS encoding T9SS type A sorting domain-containing protein — encoded protein: MTNHLPLIAFGKRLFITVMVLMLVLTGMAQQWTNVTRFGTSNGFETGRGVCTDASGNVYYVGQFSAGTDFDPGPGNTTLTPVGIYDNFITKYNSSGVFQWAKQCGGASQDFAVGITTDGTDVYIVGNFHTAATFDAISLSSNGGADIFVAKLSGSNGAFQWAQHYGAGSSDNGHSICTDGAGNLYITGTFTGNATIGAFPLTPTGGGGSDLLIAKLSASNGAILWAVNGGSSNATDGTASTICYHPGLTEVIVGAAYNAANATYGGFNLTNTGGNDMALLELNANTGVFLQAFGFGGTDANDDEIAGVCYDPVTTDIFLTGFYKGGLTFTGTPALTNAGMGDFFVSRYNPVTNAFTWAVSGGSSGEERSYGICSNGAGSVYIAGYYSASMSFGAVNLTAVTAAPEVLVGGLSVENGDKQWALSASGNDATLADQARAISTGGPMGKIAVTGQFAGAASFGPFNFNAAGNVDIFLAQLGSAPVLTVATTDPNCENGCDGSATANVSGGVAPYTYAWSSGSGTAATENNLCAGGYDLTVTDNIGQVVAKSFTISLPPVSIANEGADNAAFNISSSNTWIANSACRLIARVVPNGTSPIGGPTSAFVKFEPLVPVFPLVTGQPFVQRHYQITPASGASSATGRVTLYFTQAEFNAFNAHPGATLQLPTNSTDAAGKANLRIGKYPGSSSDNSGLPGTYTGAVEVIDPNDADIVFNATENRWEISFDVEGFSGFIVQTSSAPLPVTWLRVTAFLDAQQKAQLRWEVQEANVENYLVERSTDGVGYATISTIISQGDGEHSYSFNESTSHTGKVYYRIRQVDKDGRASYSQIMIVNNQQGGTVTVYPNPSGGVMNLNITDRSLMNTVARLYNSDGRELQQINIRETVTRISLGNYVKGTYFLRLSNGETLKLIRK
- a CDS encoding FecR family protein codes for the protein MNIQEARTFVARFVQGNYTREEHLAFHEWVNGASMDHIEAIADEFAFLQKQVVLTGRPSMEWANSLESRIDSLKPASVVPMGRRRKLNAAIGWAAAVVVVLGAGLYFMLNKSGAEKAATEELATTGTKILPGSDKAVLTLADGRKVQLSSSSDGILAEEGGSVIRKINNSTLVYEQQVNATQQAEEYNTISTPRGGQYQVVLPDQTKIWLNAGSSIRFPVAFTGKERRVAITGEVYFEVAKNPNKPFKAVIATELTPDGVTKGRGEVEVVGTHFNIMAYKNEPVIQTTLLKGSVKVVSDKVSKVLKPGQQATIIDYPVATDQLTVQDISNAENLVAWKDGFFPGGSADVMMRQIARWYDVDLAYEGKVPEMKFEGQIPRTAGIESVLKILDANGIHTELDKTKRKIVVKQ
- a CDS encoding RNA polymerase sigma factor; translation: MENLVNEQVILNRVAADDRDAFREIYNHYYPAVQQYVLLFSFDLSRQDELTQDVFVRIWEKRHKLTNVESFQNYLFKITKNQVLNYIRGARVQQRIKEAQLLSDEPVTDDTDHKVQLNQYYRMAADAIEQLPAGRKQVLKMSIEEGLTLDEIAEKLGISKSGVKNQLYAGIAHVRQYLERNAGISTLLYVFLSLLDG